In Montipora capricornis isolate CH-2021 chromosome 4, ASM3666992v2, whole genome shotgun sequence, the DNA window ATGCCTCTGCTACAAATTCAGATTTCAAGAACCATCCAGAAGTGAACTAAAACTTACAGTTCCAAGCAAATTAAAAGTGTGTATAGATTATTCCCCTCACTTGCCTCAATTATTGAAAACTTTTGAAGACTTCTTATTCAATGAGGACAACAAGCCTAATTAGCACTCACACAAGACATTTATAAATGATCGCTTTGTAGATAAGTTAAGGACGTAATGTATTAGCAAATTGCACACACCTGTAATTTAGACAGTTGTGGTCTATATTCAGAGACAAATTCCTTAAAAACTCCGGACAAGTCGAAAGAAAATACCCTTCCCCTCAAAGGATACTCTTAATACTGAAAAAGACTTTAAGGAGTTCTCAGGGGTTTTTTCATACAGTTAACAGTTGGCTGAGCACTCCTATAAAACGATTCTTTGAAAAGCTTCTCACAACGTCTCACAAATTAAGTACACAATAGTGTTGTTCTTCACAGGAAAGCCATAGCTTTTAACACAGGATGAAAAACTCGATTCACCACACTTTGATTGTTCTATGTTGTCAAGCCTTGACTTTGACTTCACTTACTAAGCTTATCAAAGGCTGCATTAAAACTGTTAAAAGCAGCCTTCACAGCCTGAAACCCTAATGCAAAGAGCATAGCAAAGATGTATTTGTCACTGGTTTCGGGTATGCAAAACTGAATAAAAGAAGTCTTTTTGCACCTTTGATGGTTTATTTGACACTGtaaattcaattttttcattCTGTGTCAAGCACTACGTTTGACAATTTCTAGGCAAAAGGGGAGAGACAATAGCGAATGACGTAACTATTGCTATTCACCCAGGATGTACAAACGGAACCTTCTGTCCATTTTCTTTTGAGGAACATGAAACAATAGAGTCAATAAGAAATCTGCTCTACATAATTAAATTGTACAAGAATATTATGTTAAAGTCCAAACTAATAGAAGATGTCAGTATcatttctttttcccttttcccTGTTGACCTCCACGTGGTGGTGTAACTGGCCGACCAGAATTCAAGCCTCCATAGGGAAACTTTTTCTTGTCTGCAGGTTTTAGAATCTGTAGATAGCAGAGACTTATATGAGCTAGGAAACAtattattaaattaataaattactGACCTCAACTTTTTGGGGGTTTAAGATCAGTTTCTATGAGACGAGAGAAGAGGCGAGGAGAGAAGACCGTCATGGTATGGCCATGTCATGAGGAAAAGATGACAGTTGTGTGATATGAAGAGTGATGGAAATAAAAGTGGAAAGGGAGAGAGGAAGAAGAAGGACAAAACAGAGTTGGTTTGATAACATCAGGAAatatcgtaaatggtttgaactcaGAAGttatatcataattaagtacaGCATGATCatctgggtgagtgtagtcctgagaaggactgtttgagatgacattgacggacgtttcgacaacctgagcggaagttatcttcagagtcaagtgatttgtgtaacgtaaGATAtatataagaactccggtcgtagatgtcattagtcaacttattcgtgatgttattggtcacCTGTCAGTTGAgtctagatgtaattggctgggaagactaatcagtgattggtgcatttcgatccgtctataggtctaaggtctgtacgtgtatGCTAGAATAcattgggcagtactgtgatagAGTCAATCAGTgagttgtttgtctgttgatgttgttgatgAGTCATTTGTatggtgcgggaagttgtaggcatcggtttattgctgtctgttctaagttagtcaaccagctttccagtacgatccttTGGTACtagttagtgctgtaggtaacacatgcagCAGAGTCCCAGTTGATTCTGTTCAATATTAAATTTGTCAGACAGCACAAGAGTTTCAACTTCTCTTTACCattttacatggaagaaaaaccaAATTCAATTTGAAGAGTCCAGTGACATTACAAAACTGGTCACATTCCCCAACAGGTAATAGTGGCTTTTTGTAGCAGTTTTTGGGCAATATGAAAATTAATGGTAGGGTTATAAAATGAGCAAACCCCTTTCTGGCTTTCTAGTATGTCAGCCGATGTCCTTGCCTGGGAGATTGTCCTCAAAAGTTCACATTTGCCCTCAGCTGTGGACATTATCAGCTGACATGCCAGCCACCTAAAGGGGTTTATTTAGTAAATGGTGATAAAACATGATAAAATATGATTTGTGACGTTCGTAAACCAAGCCTTCCAAGCGTTCCACTTCCACTGTTCCGTCCACTCTTATATGTTCACTTTTTTGAAACAGAAATCTTACCTGAAAGGAACACATAAGGGTTTCATCAACACTCATCATTGCCCCTGCATTGTCAAACTCTCCGCAGTAATTAGGAGCAGAAAATAGAGTCACTAGTTGCCTTTTGGCGAAGAACTCATATCCATCTTCTACAACCTGTCACAAAAATTAAAACACACTTGTCAACGATTATTATAACCAAAGCCACCATCGTAATGTCAATGCCCAAATATTCTGAAGAACACTTTGAACAGTCCCAGTCACATGTAGTTTCAAGGATCAACAAGTTTGGGCAAGTTTGGGCATCAGAGCTCTTAatggatgcaaaaaaaaaaaaaatttgataaTCATGCTTTTACCTGATGTGCTCTGCAAATGAGATCCAGGTCATGTTTTGCGAGGAATTTCGACACAATATCAGGACCAAAGGTAAACGATACACCCCTGTCATTCTCTCCCCATCCTTGAACATCTTTGTCTGGGTCTGACCACAGCAGGTCACAAAGTAATCCTAATTGACAAAAGTTAAATATATTTTAGGACAATGATAATATTAAAGTGATACCCTGAGGATGTGGTGTTGCCATATTACCGCAAGGAAAAGCTTCAAAATTTTGTGGGTTGCTTACATAAAGAAAGCaagatgaaaaacaaaagaaggaaCCTGGAAGGAAGATCACCCTTCTGTCatgtattcagtttacatgtaCCTCAAAACGTAGTagcaattttgcaaattttagtaACAAAATCGTTGTGCTGCATTGTGTTTTCAGCGGTGTAGCAAAACAGAATATGAGCCCACAGTACCTGTGTTTAAAGAAACAGCTGAAAGTGGTGAATGATAtagaaggaatggagttgtgcacatACAACCACTTTAAATAGATTATCATGTTTAGATTTCTTTTGTATAACAACTGGATGGCTtggcaaaacaataaaatgcaaattttaagtGTTgtggttaaaaaataaaaatttcctcACAAAAAAGCTACACCTACTTAACCGCTGATTCCTTTTATTGTTACCCTTACAAACTACAGTCTTAAAATTGCATAAACAAAACTAAAACAGTGTCTTGTTCTATGCAATGGACTTTTTAAATCATGTAACGTtgtaaaattattgtaaaatgttctttaccattattaataatttattaaatttgAACAGTGAAGAGACATCCAAACCATCCTTTGCTCGTAATCCCAGCAATTTAGTGCTCGAAATGGAGGATTTGTTATCACTGCGTTCCTCCGGTATTTAGAATATTTTGGGCATGCAGTAAAAAGTGGGACGTGATAACTTTTTTCACTAATTTTTGCCACATTCCGACTTAAAGCGATCATGGCAAAGTACACAATTTTTAAGGTCACTCAAAACTCCATGTTTGCTTTCAACCAGTGAATTTAATTGTTATTCCTCGTGAATATTGACCGGTAGCCTACTTCCTTCTTACCTTGGTCGGGAACGTCAGTGGGTCGCATAATTCGGCGAATCTGTTCCATCGATTGTAAATCGGGCGATAATCCTTAAAATAATGAAACACGCTGGTTGAGTTGGCATGAAACTCGACATTGTGAAATATACGTTGTCTAAACATTTTGTAGCATTAGCTCTAAAAATTGAAGAATCCttcaaacaaaagaagtaaCTTTCGTGTGTACGCGAACTCAGGCAATGAAAGTTTGTACTCTAACCTCCATGACAGCAAAATATCTTCTCGTCCAATATTGCAGCAACTGGGAGGCAGTTGAAACAGTCCGTAAACGTCTTCCATAACTTAATGTTGTACCTTCTTTTgcctttaaaagaaaataaaaaaacgttttttcacCATTTGAGACGACAACTTGGGAAAATAAAAAGTGAGCCGCAGTCATACGTCATGCTTAAGTTCAAAGCAGTTAATGACCATAAATCGTTACGCACTGTAAAATTTCATTTGGGTCGATAATGCATTCGAACCTTTCACTTACATTCGTCATAAAATCCATAAATACGATTTATACTCGCACACTCGTGATTTCCACGAAGTAGAAAGAAGTTTTCAGGGTATTTGATTTTGTAAGCTAGAAGCAAGCAAATGGTTTCCAAAGACTGTTTTCCACGGTCCACATAATCTCCCAGGAACAAGTAGTTTGATTCGGGTGGAAAGCCACCATACTCAAATAATCTCAGTAGATCATAGTATTGCCCATGGATATCTCCTGTAACAAATTAGATAACAACAGTGAGTTTAATGTCAAAAACTGAATGCAAACGTTCTATATTCCAAATGCCGGCTTCTTCCAAACTTACCGCAAATCTTAAGAGGAGCTTCCAGTTCTAGAAGAATCGGTTGACTCAGAAAAATTTCTCGTGATTTTATACAAAGTCCTCTTATTTCCGCTTCTGTGAGTTGAACGTTCTTCCCCGGTCTTGAGCCTCGCACtagaaggaaaaagaaagcgTTATAACCGTGAAAAGTTTACTTCctattttgaaatgaaaataaccATATCGAAACTGACCTTCTAATAGTCTAGCTATGATGCTGTCAACGTTTAACTTTTCAGCATCAGCCATAACTTATAGAGTTTCTTTAACGTATAATGTAAGTGAAATGTTCTAAAATATTTTGCAACAGCTTCGATGGAGGGTTGGATGGTTCAAGATTCTTCAGGCACTGTGGAATGCAACCAAAGATGGCGCCCACAGAGAGATTCCGCTGGCGGTTGCTGGCGGTTGCTAGAACTTATGACGTCAAACCTCTGCAGAAACGATATTGGACTGGTAACGGAACAATACAGGGCGGTGTAGGCGTCTAATTGAATTTTGAACTCAGGGGAGGTTTTGAACTAAATCAAAATCATTGCAGTTATCCATCTTTGTACACTCTCGAAacccaacctcgtttccagggtttTTCACTGCCGAGATTGCTCGAAACCAAAAGTTTAGTTTTACGTATTGATCGTTCGAAGACCCTTAGGGGACTATCGATGTGTGTTCTTGTCGATGCAACAATGTAAAAAATCCTTGGTCACAAGAAAAAATGGCTCTTATAGCGACCGTGGCTTTGGATTAATTTCTTCCTTAAATGTAAAGCTCGATGGGGACAATGCAACATCTTTAAGCTGAAGTTCAAAAAAAAAGAGATGGTTCGATCCTATACATATATTGAACAGAAACAACCGCATGAAGTTTCGAAGGGCTCCTGATGCAAACAATTTTACAAAAccgtaaaaaaaatttaaccagTCAAGAAAGACAAAGCCTGGAGAGTCTACACTTTTAGCCATTGTTTTGGCACTAGTTTCAATTAACACTCACTTTTCAGCTCCTTTATTCACGTGACCTCACGTGACTCAATCTCTCAACGTTCAAGAGCGTGGCATGTCTCCCGCCCTTCATAATCAAATGGGTATATACCCAAATACATTTTAAGTCAAAAAGGCCATTTTttctaatagaccttattcacgatggccgccatgttggatttgctattatcatgcaaattagctacacacttctgagggggcaaacaacacaagttcgagaggttataacgaacatcttagccacacagatgatttgctTCACGTTCAtggaatgtttatcacctaagcggtaaaatacaatcattacacaagttacttcggcGTTTTATTTAGCGAacaatgagcagataacgaagtggaaagtcaaaatgtcaaaggcaattaaaagatataaaataattataaaaggtacttaattctaaatactaaaaaggactttttgcaatgttatttcaatatttcgacgagccgattttccgcaatatACGCGAGACGAGGGGGCATTTTTCTCTCCCCCTCgtctcgcgcttcgcgctcgtgTCCCGCTCCGCGCGAAACATTGCGTCCGCCCcgcttggctcataaagcgCCTGTCATGCAGGTTAGACTCAGAAaggactgcgagcagtctagcCATGTGGGGACTGGTCAGATCAGTTGTGATGGGATCCTGGTTCACATCATCCTTAGCCGTGAGCAGGCTCTCGCGGTGGAAGAGATAGTCTTCTTGCAGGATAGGTTTACATCATATCCCGTAAGAGGTGCTTCTGCAGGCTCCTCTACACTTTCTCAAGTTGTTAATCTTTTGCTTAAAAACTCCTCTTTTATGCGAAATGCCAGTCATCTTCTATCAAGATCAATTCTGTTTTACCCTAAAAAAACGGGAATATCAAGTTCTGatagacagatagatagatagatagatagatagatggttAAGGCACCAATTTTCATCGGTTCCGATCATgatattagaggacagacgcatagctgacgtcatcatcaagAGCTTTTAATAATTATCCGTAATATCGATTCCAtgttaccacattttgacgtcatctgtgatgtGTTACCGAACTTTAAAAGGGACAATACAGTGGGACACTATATTATTGCTTGGAATGACGTACTTTCCATCACAACATGAAGGCTCGGCTTCTTGGTATTCGTTTGCTATGGTGCCGAGCCTTGTACAAATTTATCAATCATATTTTCTAAATCCTTTTGAGTTTTTCTCcttacaaaataattttgtcaactATGGCAGGGCTAGTTAGGTTGTTTTCCAGAAGGACTACAAGGCTGCTACCCAGTAGAAATATGTCGAGTAACCTTGTAAGTTCTTGTCGATCGCGGTCAGTGTTCGCAGCAACTACACGTGGTGCTTCGCAAAATCCAGGACTTGTCAGTTCTTGCGCTTGCTCCAAAGTTTGTGCCTGCGAAATGCATAAATACACCCAAGGTTTGTTTAGTTATTTTGTATGAAGCATGTCTCTCTCTCACACTCACAAGGATCAACACACAGTACAAAAATGAAAGGTTCACCCCTTTTTAAATTGAGCAAGCAATGTTTTGTAGACAGTCTAGATCTGGAAGAACTTGGCTTGCATAATGTCTTGTCACCTCACCCACATCAGTGCCAAAACTCCTATTAGCACATTTTGTTAACAAGGATGCCTTAAGACTATTATTATGTCTGGAGAATATGGTCACATGATTGCAAGTCAAGACCTAATTATGCCatgatttaaatgctttccTGGCTCAGATTTTTTAcaatcattgttttcttttctttctttcttttattagCATAATCTGAGAAAACAatccttgaaaaagaaaaaaaggtgtaAACTATGAACTAGAATAAACTTTATGGATTATTTTATCCCACTGACCTGAACACCTCTTTATGCATCCATCCTGCTGTACAGtgagatacatgtatgtaccttCAAGAGACATCTCATTTGTTGGAGTCACCAAAACTCCAGCCCCCTCCCCCTCACTTCCTCCACCTCTTGACAGTCCCTGAAACAAACTTCTTTTTGCATTAAATCAAGgaaaattagaaaattaaacaagatcTTTCATTTGGTGTTCCAACTACATTTGTCTGATATTGTTGTCAGCAGGGGTTTGACATTTTATCACCTCTTATAGGTATTTATGT includes these proteins:
- the LOC138047393 gene encoding serine/threonine-protein phosphatase PP1-gamma catalytic subunit A, coding for MADAEKLNVDSIIARLLEVRGSRPGKNVQLTEAEIRGLCIKSREIFLSQPILLELEAPLKICGDIHGQYYDLLRLFEYGGFPPESNYLFLGDYVDRGKQSLETICLLLAYKIKYPENFFLLRGNHECASINRIYGFYDECKRRYNIKLWKTFTDCFNCLPVAAILDEKIFCCHGGLSPDLQSMEQIRRIMRPTDVPDQGLLCDLLWSDPDKDVQGWGENDRGVSFTFGPDIVSKFLAKHDLDLICRAHQVVEDGYEFFAKRQLVTLFSAPNYCGEFDNAGAMMSVDETLMCSFQILKPADKKKFPYGGLNSGRPVTPPRGGQQGKGKKK